In the genome of Beijerinckiaceae bacterium RH AL1, the window GTAGTCGACGCCGCTCTTCTTGAGCGCCCGCCGCGCGTCGGCGACCTCGAATCCGAGCAGCTCCAGGACGCTCATGTTCAGGCTCGAGGCGATCCGTTCCATGGTCTTGAAAGTGGGATTTCCGATGCCGCGGACGATCGTGTAGTAGGTGCCACGTGCGATTCCAGTCATCGGCTGGAACGCCTCCATGCCACCGTTCTCCTCCTCGAGCTGCTGAAGCCGAATGGCCAGCATCTCGTTCAGGATCGAGTGGTCGCCGGAGCGAGGCTTGCGGACGGGCGCCATGGAGGAAAAGGTTCTCGATCAGGGGAGTGCGTGAGTGATTATACCTCAACTCCTATTAGTTCGTATATTGAATGTCGTATCAATGCCGCACGTTCTCAAGACCGCTCCCTACAGCCGGTCACTCAGTCCGCTGATCCTCTCCTCGTCTACCCTTCGATCTCGATCGCTCCGCGAGCCTCGTCGTGAGATCAAAATCGCCGCCGCGAAAAGCGACTTTTCCTTATTTGGCTCGTTACGGAGTGGGTTCGCCACCTCGGGCGAGAACACTCTTGGGCAGCCGAACGATGAACGTCGTTCCGGTCTCTCCCGACGCTTTGGCAACCGTTCCACCGAGCTGTCGAGCGAAAGCATCGATAAACCGCGATCCCATGCCGGTGCCGGCGCCCGTTTGGCTGATGCCGACGCCGTCGTCCGCGACGG includes:
- a CDS encoding Transcriptional regulator (ID:RHAL1_p00036;~source:Prodigal:2.6) — translated: MAPVRKPRSGDHSILNEMLAIRLQQLEEENGGMEAFQPMTGIARGTYYTIVRGIGNPTFKTMERIASSLNMSVLELLGFEVADARRALKKSGVDYDELSTAISKKNQADRRVARQGRSRKLGA